The proteins below are encoded in one region of Nitrospira sp.:
- a CDS encoding aminotransferase, translating to MAPGVAVRAHRPALDAAIARVLDRGRYILDEEVHAFEREWAAYLGARSCVGVGSGTDALAIALRAVGVQAGDEVLTVSHTAVATVAAIEQIGAVPVLVDIDSRSRCLDPERLEAAYSAGVTAIVPVHMYGQPAAMREIHSFAERHGLWVVEDCAQAHGAEIGGRKVGTFGDAAAFSFYPTKNLGAFGDAGAIVTDRDDVAKAARAIRQYGWETRYVSHRTGVNSRLDELQAACLRVLLPHLDEANRRRHAMAASYRNALRGDSVAVPRLIPGTLSAMHLFVVECSDREAFETFMARERIETGRHYPLAVHQQPAYLGRLRGHDRLYRTERLYRNLVTLPCHPGLSDREVADVCAALTQWCNLASSADAPVRLV from the coding sequence ATGGCACCGGGGGTTGCTGTGCGCGCTCACCGTCCGGCATTAGATGCGGCGATTGCGCGCGTGCTCGATCGGGGAAGGTACATCCTCGACGAAGAAGTGCATGCATTCGAGCGCGAGTGGGCGGCATATCTCGGCGCGCGTTCGTGTGTCGGGGTCGGCAGCGGGACCGATGCCCTGGCCATTGCCTTGCGGGCGGTCGGTGTGCAGGCGGGAGACGAAGTGTTGACAGTCTCGCATACGGCTGTAGCCACAGTCGCCGCGATCGAGCAGATCGGGGCGGTGCCGGTGTTGGTGGACATCGATTCGCGCTCTCGATGTTTGGACCCCGAGCGGCTGGAGGCGGCGTATTCGGCAGGTGTGACGGCCATTGTACCGGTGCATATGTACGGACAACCGGCGGCGATGCGCGAAATCCACTCGTTTGCGGAACGCCACGGTCTCTGGGTGGTTGAGGATTGTGCTCAAGCCCACGGGGCGGAAATCGGTGGTCGTAAGGTCGGGACATTTGGCGATGCGGCGGCGTTCAGTTTCTATCCGACCAAAAACCTCGGCGCGTTCGGCGATGCCGGTGCCATCGTGACGGATCGGGACGATGTCGCAAAGGCCGCGCGGGCGATCCGGCAGTACGGATGGGAAACACGCTACGTGAGTCACCGAACCGGGGTGAATTCGAGGCTCGACGAATTGCAGGCGGCCTGCCTTCGCGTGTTGCTCCCTCACTTGGATGAGGCGAATCGACGACGACATGCCATGGCGGCCTCCTACCGGAATGCGCTCCGAGGGGATTCGGTGGCGGTGCCGAGGCTGATCCCCGGCACTCTTTCGGCCATGCATCTGTTTGTCGTCGAGTGTTCGGATCGGGAGGCCTTTGAGACATTCATGGCTCGAGAAAGAATCGAAACCGGGCGGCACTACCCGCTGGCGGTACATCAGCAGCCGGCCTATCTAGGTCGCCTCAGAGGACACGATCGGCTCTACCGAACCGAGCGGCTGTACCGCAACCTTGTGACGTTGCCCTGTCATCCCGGCCTGAGCGACCGCGAGGTGGCCGACGTCTGTGCGGCGCTGACACAGTGGTGCAACCTGGCGAGTTCGGCGGATGCCCCTGTGCGACTCGTGTAG
- a CDS encoding NAD-dependent epimerase, translating to MNFSRLRDRKVLITGGLGFIGSNLAERLVWLGSDVTLLDSMIPEYGGNLHNVEGFRHRLRINIADVRDEHALRYLVQGQDVLFNLAGQTSHLDSMEHPRSDLEINAAAQLSILEACRRYNPLVKLVFASTRQIYGRPERLPVDERHPIRPVDVNGINKMAGEMYHLLYHQVYGIRTVALRLTNTYGPRMRVKDARQTFLGIWIRRLIDGLPILIYGDGHQIRDFNYVDDVVDALLMAATEDRADGCVFNLGSSECVTLKDTAELLIELYGKGSYTLVPFPDDRKSIDIGDYHGDFTHIRSQLRWSPRVSLREGLHRTVTFYAQHSMHYWQHDAA from the coding sequence ATGAATTTTAGTCGGCTGCGCGACCGTAAGGTGCTGATCACCGGCGGGCTGGGCTTCATCGGCTCAAACTTGGCCGAACGGCTCGTATGGCTCGGGTCCGACGTCACTCTGCTCGACAGTATGATTCCGGAATACGGGGGCAATCTGCACAACGTGGAGGGTTTTCGGCACCGACTTCGGATCAATATCGCCGATGTACGAGACGAACACGCACTGCGTTACCTCGTGCAAGGACAGGACGTCCTCTTCAATCTGGCCGGTCAGACGAGTCATCTGGACTCCATGGAACATCCGCGGTCTGACTTGGAGATCAATGCCGCGGCCCAATTGTCCATTCTGGAAGCCTGCCGACGGTACAACCCCCTGGTGAAACTGGTCTTTGCAAGCACCAGGCAAATCTATGGCAGGCCTGAGCGCTTACCGGTCGATGAGCGTCACCCGATTCGACCGGTCGATGTCAATGGCATCAACAAAATGGCGGGGGAGATGTATCACCTGCTTTATCACCAAGTATACGGCATTCGTACCGTGGCGCTTCGTCTCACGAATACCTACGGCCCTAGGATGCGGGTGAAGGATGCACGTCAGACATTCTTGGGCATATGGATCCGCCGCCTCATCGATGGCCTTCCCATTTTGATTTATGGGGACGGTCACCAAATTCGTGATTTCAATTACGTGGATGATGTCGTCGATGCGCTGCTGATGGCCGCGACGGAGGATCGGGCCGACGGCTGCGTCTTCAATCTTGGAAGCTCCGAGTGTGTCACGTTGAAAGACACGGCCGAGTTGTTGATCGAGCTGTATGGAAAAGGTTCATACACCCTTGTTCCATTTCCTGACGACCGCAAGTCGATCGATATTGGCGACTATCACGGTGACTTTACGCATATTCGGTCGCAGTTGCGGTGGTCACCGCGCGTGTCGTTACGCGAGGGCCTGCACCGCACGGTCACCTTTTATGCTCAGCACTCCATGCATTACTGGCAGCATGATGCGGCCTGA
- a CDS encoding metal-dependent phosphohydrolase: MSKSVNKTKIPISELAVGMLVTGVDRPWYATPFLSHRMTITSESEIVTLKACGVKLVEIEVSEPTDSQTVVSVSSSPPAPRPLEAPTEAEAEDAQAAGQVGQRDRPEVVSDGTRTAGARCSSSRTSDAFSPSKHASDEAASSPSELPATPFEEELQVAQQAYDQARTAVKHALEQAKMGRAFEMEVVNRMVGYLADSILRNPVALASLSRLKSIDEYTYYHSVNTCVLAMALGSHLRMNREALQTLGLGVLLHDIGKTQVSAELLHKPGRLADEETEILKQHVMRGVEFLTDMMKLSGEVILPVLEHHERMDGSGYPHGHKRPELSEFGLIAGVVDVYDALTSDRPYRKAVSPHQALQTLYDMARRTQLDAACVERFIRCMGIYPVGSCVKLSTGEIGVVAKVNPTQTLNPLILIVRESQSGVAMKPQPLDLSLQSGKTVRRITEVLHPSTAGIVPNDVLDGSPMRTTASMAA, translated from the coding sequence ATGAGTAAGTCAGTCAACAAGACGAAGATTCCCATCTCCGAATTAGCCGTCGGAATGCTCGTGACGGGCGTCGATCGACCGTGGTACGCGACGCCGTTTTTATCACACCGGATGACGATTACGAGCGAATCCGAAATCGTCACACTCAAGGCGTGCGGCGTCAAGCTGGTCGAAATCGAGGTGTCCGAACCGACCGACAGCCAAACCGTGGTGTCGGTCTCATCATCGCCACCGGCGCCGAGACCACTTGAGGCACCGACCGAGGCCGAAGCGGAGGACGCTCAAGCGGCAGGGCAGGTGGGGCAACGGGACCGGCCCGAAGTCGTCTCAGACGGTACGCGGACTGCTGGGGCTCGCTGCAGCTCGTCGCGCACGAGCGATGCATTTTCGCCCAGCAAGCACGCAAGCGATGAGGCCGCATCCTCTCCGTCGGAACTTCCCGCTACGCCATTCGAGGAAGAACTGCAGGTAGCCCAACAGGCATACGATCAGGCCAGAACCGCGGTGAAGCATGCGCTGGAACAGGCGAAGATGGGTCGAGCCTTCGAGATGGAAGTGGTGAATCGCATGGTCGGGTACCTGGCGGACAGCATACTGCGAAACCCGGTGGCCCTTGCCAGCCTTTCACGGCTCAAAAGCATTGATGAATACACCTACTATCATTCGGTCAATACGTGCGTGTTGGCTATGGCGCTGGGCAGCCATCTTCGAATGAACCGCGAGGCGTTGCAAACCTTGGGCCTCGGGGTTCTCTTGCACGACATTGGGAAAACCCAAGTCTCGGCTGAGCTGCTGCACAAGCCGGGACGACTCGCAGACGAAGAAACGGAAATCCTGAAGCAACACGTCATGCGGGGTGTGGAGTTTCTGACCGACATGATGAAGCTCTCCGGCGAGGTCATTTTGCCTGTACTCGAACACCATGAACGTATGGATGGTTCCGGCTATCCTCACGGTCACAAGCGCCCAGAGTTGTCCGAATTTGGGCTGATCGCGGGCGTGGTGGACGTGTACGACGCGTTAACGAGCGATCGTCCCTACCGTAAGGCCGTTTCTCCGCATCAAGCGCTACAGACTTTGTACGATATGGCGCGACGAACACAGTTAGACGCTGCCTGCGTGGAGCGCTTTATTCGGTGTATGGGGATCTATCCCGTTGGGTCATGCGTCAAACTAAGCACGGGAGAAATCGGCGTCGTGGCCAAGGTGAATCCCACACAAACGCTGAACCCGCTGATCCTTATCGTTCGCGAGTCACAGAGCGGAGTCGCAATGAAGCCCCAGCCGTTGGATCTGTCCCTACAATCAGGGAAAACCGTCAGACGAATTACCGAAGTTCTGCACCCCTCCACCGCCGGCATCGTCCCCAATGATGTGCTCGATGGCTCGCCGATGCGAACCACCGCCAGCATGGCCGCCTAA
- the fliW gene encoding flagellar assembly factor FliW → MITLPAGLIGFGGSTRFVILDHFRPAPFKWLQSMDEPDLAFAIMDPVDLSCDYRITLTEDDALDLECRDGDEYAVFVILTVRSADVGDTTANLRGPVIVNLRTRKGKQVALAEDLPTRYPAFTPAPSVEPVSTGVAL, encoded by the coding sequence ATGATCACGCTGCCCGCGGGCCTGATCGGCTTTGGTGGGTCCACGCGCTTCGTGATCCTTGATCATTTCCGTCCGGCACCCTTCAAATGGTTGCAGTCAATGGATGAACCCGATCTTGCGTTCGCCATTATGGATCCTGTCGATTTGTCCTGCGACTATCGGATCACCCTCACGGAGGACGACGCGCTGGATTTGGAATGTCGAGACGGAGACGAGTACGCGGTTTTTGTCATTCTCACGGTCCGCTCGGCGGATGTTGGGGATACTACCGCGAATCTGCGCGGACCGGTCATCGTCAACCTCCGTACCCGGAAGGGAAAGCAGGTGGCGCTTGCCGAGGATCTGCCGACCCGGTATCCGGCCTTTACCCCGGCACCCTCAGTTGAGCCGGTGTCCACGGGCGTGGCGCTCTGA